From Coraliomargarita parva, one genomic window encodes:
- a CDS encoding GH39 family glycosyl hydrolase, producing the protein MRQLQRDIGFDAMRFHGIFHDWMGVYREDRNGKPLYCFHNVEKVYDFLLEQGIKPFVELGFMPRALASDDNRVFSYEAYTSPPKDYEKWANLITTFTSHLVERYGREEVATWHFEVWNEPNLDGFWSGSQGEYFKLYSVSVRAVKAVDARIRVGGPATAKNEWVPEFLAHCHEDAAPVDFVSSHHYCCESALGWEVDSPEKFVRVYRGQPYMQETVRRVKEQISASAFPELPLHYTEWNVSPMHEDRFGKDSELTATFALSTLRDMDGLLDSYSWWTIFDVFEESGPGLRPFTGKYGLCNLHGILKPVGHAFRFLSKLYPEEIVTEDGQLIVTREPGGSRLRLLVWNHVEPTEVDFYGADRAIPDESRRVEISLEGVTGSLRLRRWLVDRNHGNGFRAWQRAGEPAHLKPDQVEFLKAEAEAPCVEDCILEPDANQRVEMSFSLGPCALSFIELEMM; encoded by the coding sequence GTGCGCCAGCTACAGCGTGACATCGGATTTGATGCGATGCGCTTTCACGGAATTTTCCACGATTGGATGGGTGTTTACCGTGAAGATCGAAACGGAAAGCCATTGTATTGCTTTCACAATGTGGAGAAAGTTTATGACTTTCTCCTCGAACAGGGGATCAAGCCTTTTGTGGAGTTGGGCTTCATGCCACGTGCGCTCGCATCGGACGATAACCGGGTTTTTTCTTACGAAGCCTATACGAGTCCTCCGAAAGACTATGAGAAATGGGCCAATCTCATTACGACCTTTACCTCACATTTAGTCGAGCGTTACGGACGGGAGGAGGTGGCGACCTGGCATTTCGAAGTCTGGAACGAGCCCAATTTAGACGGCTTTTGGAGCGGTTCTCAGGGGGAATACTTTAAGCTCTATTCGGTTAGTGTGCGCGCGGTTAAAGCGGTGGATGCCCGAATTCGTGTCGGAGGTCCTGCGACCGCTAAGAATGAGTGGGTGCCGGAATTTCTGGCTCATTGCCATGAGGATGCCGCTCCGGTTGATTTCGTTTCCTCACACCATTATTGTTGTGAGTCCGCTCTCGGTTGGGAAGTGGATTCCCCTGAGAAATTCGTTCGAGTTTACCGGGGGCAGCCCTACATGCAGGAAACGGTCCGACGTGTGAAGGAACAGATTTCCGCTTCTGCCTTTCCTGAGCTACCGCTGCATTACACGGAGTGGAATGTTTCGCCGATGCATGAAGACCGTTTTGGCAAAGACAGTGAGCTGACGGCGACCTTTGCGCTTTCGACTTTAAGAGATATGGATGGATTGCTGGACAGCTATTCCTGGTGGACCATTTTCGATGTCTTTGAGGAATCCGGGCCGGGGCTACGTCCCTTTACCGGGAAATACGGACTGTGTAACCTGCATGGTATTCTGAAACCGGTCGGGCATGCGTTTCGTTTTCTCAGCAAGTTGTATCCGGAAGAGATCGTGACGGAAGACGGTCAGTTGATTGTGACGCGTGAACCGGGTGGTTCCCGTCTGCGTCTCCTCGTTTGGAATCATGTCGAGCCGACGGAAGTCGATTTCTACGGGGCAGACAGGGCAATCCCGGATGAGTCGAGACGCGTGGAGATCAGCTTGGAAGGCGTCACCGGTTCTTTGCGTCTCCGCCGCTGGCTTGTTGATCGAAACCATGGCAATGGCTTCCGTGCATGGCAGCGTGCCGGTGAGCCTGCGCATTTGAAGCCCGATCAAGTGGAATTCCTGAAGGCCGAAGCAGAGGCGCCTTGTGTTGAAGATTGTATTCTCGAGCCGGATGCGAATCAACGAGTGGAGATGTCGTTCAGTCTCGGACCCTGTGCTCTGTCATTCATTGAGTTGGAAATGATGTAG
- a CDS encoding PA14 domain-containing protein encodes MRYAPAMLFPCSSSSKRTFSLLLFFLSLLPFAWAGSVSFNFTLPEASTTSAGAYDSDGVLVRTIWNNEAYPAGSNTGYWDGMDDNGHPVPADAYEVRILAHNVTYTWEGYIGNTSSSLTGTSVLGSYAPMQGMAYTSDGMFYVNGYNESDSLWCRLDPSDMNAVDAWGEEDFTRVATYITTDGDTVYIALPGTERHTNRPSFIIGVDATDNTELTFSNGTDSKYGTQGHTWNGIDYYEGEEYYPTGLGVQVSGDYLFISHGGIDQINVVDKYTGDDVSYISVTEPGALAVTSDGDFWVICKESGSTVVRRYEVDGSGNVTIGNSVITGLIDPLSIAVSPNNSSVLVADGGSSQQVKAYANVSTGVPSLSWTLGTAGGYNAVNGPAVTNTKFCFDESIPFIAFEPDGSFWLADAANERYLHFDSSQNYIEQIGFISHFYVATACSGDPTRVFAKWLEYEVDYSQPIKDCWTLVRNWRAGLPQSFLDNSREGFHAVMKLSNDRYYAVAPDQASGSSREILELPSSGCARQTGVNFSNKVLHEDGALRYQDLGLAQVTIYEEALTGFDGFNNPQFGSENAIATAPVTSTSPAANSYAGTPGRRFPITSGGILISSRTSGYGWYKALGGIELGSDGWLWQEAPLARYFDGKGSIGDANYPATTQFVIDENIVFCAHGEGYLGGQANQYLHFWENGLMVGQFGTDQQPTQEHEVVAGRTGNALSPSMVTYGDAIYMWLNDEWGTGIHRWKIDGTDGVTELSPITVHVASHTPSGLGLHGQYFNGINQDTFIGERLDHGIDFYWTGAPVSGVDSDDFSVRWSGLVEPKYSEDYTFITDINGGVRVWVDGTLVIDEWTVHSGRSYGLPISLIAGQLYDIRIEFHDTSGDAEAELLWESSSQNRQFVPFSCLLPSDSYAINCGGVDRGRFMEDPMGIIGNRIITTGNGIDINSVDDVPGEIIYQEQRQWDLSYGLGGFTPFANYTMKVHLAEINPSYMFADARDFDLKINIYDTVDPSIEIYGFAGGGYKAAIHEEYVTADNNGFIDVTAVSGNIFHKMIAALEFERSAIDGMYMPRGGNGTGLVGSYYSGTSFNTYLGGRIDPDVVFEWDASEPYPGTGTTNYTVRWEGRVLSMNDGTYTFAVNANSGKRLWVDGNLLIDQWSTSGQHSATISLEAGQFYDIKLEYINTGSDSQCLLKWSDPSTTVSYNIPTNQLFPPETDYTTILDAGTSSEVTFNGSWTYSVSVWGGWNNDYYHDGNNSKGSKSVVFAPDLPTTDNYRVYIRHTAGLNRADNVPVTVSYNGGNTTLTINQEVNNGQWIYLGTFEFASGSSGNIEVSNSGTNGHVIADAVKFERE; translated from the coding sequence ATGCGTTACGCCCCTGCCATGTTATTCCCGTGTTCTTCGTCTTCGAAGCGCACTTTTTCACTACTACTGTTCTTCCTTTCCCTCTTGCCCTTTGCCTGGGCGGGATCTGTTTCGTTTAATTTTACACTTCCCGAAGCTTCAACCACAAGTGCCGGCGCTTACGACTCCGATGGTGTATTGGTCCGCACGATTTGGAATAACGAAGCATATCCTGCAGGGAGCAATACCGGGTATTGGGATGGTATGGATGACAATGGTCACCCCGTGCCAGCTGATGCGTATGAAGTGAGAATTCTTGCTCATAATGTAACTTACACATGGGAAGGCTACATCGGTAATACCTCGTCTTCATTGACTGGCACTTCTGTGCTCGGTTCCTACGCACCGATGCAAGGCATGGCATACACCTCGGATGGGATGTTCTACGTCAACGGATACAATGAATCGGATTCGCTTTGGTGCCGATTGGACCCTTCAGATATGAACGCAGTGGATGCTTGGGGAGAGGAAGATTTTACACGGGTTGCAACGTATATCACAACAGATGGAGACACAGTATACATTGCATTGCCTGGGACTGAGCGCCATACCAATCGCCCCAGTTTTATTATAGGTGTCGATGCAACGGACAATACCGAATTAACATTTTCAAATGGCACAGATTCTAAATACGGGACGCAAGGACATACCTGGAATGGGATCGATTACTATGAGGGAGAGGAATATTATCCGACGGGGCTGGGCGTTCAAGTCTCCGGGGATTATCTTTTCATCTCTCACGGCGGAATCGACCAAATTAATGTGGTCGATAAATATACGGGTGATGATGTTTCGTATATATCGGTGACCGAACCCGGAGCTCTTGCGGTTACTAGTGACGGAGATTTCTGGGTCATCTGCAAGGAGAGTGGGAGCACGGTCGTTCGTCGTTATGAAGTCGATGGTTCGGGTAATGTTACAATTGGGAACTCCGTGATAACTGGCCTAATTGACCCGCTGTCTATTGCTGTATCACCCAATAACAGTTCTGTTTTGGTTGCCGATGGTGGTAGTAGTCAGCAGGTGAAAGCATATGCCAATGTTTCCACTGGGGTTCCTTCACTATCATGGACTTTGGGAACTGCTGGTGGATATAACGCGGTGAACGGCCCCGCGGTCACCAATACCAAATTTTGCTTTGATGAAAGCATACCATTTATAGCTTTTGAGCCGGATGGCTCCTTTTGGCTGGCAGATGCCGCGAATGAGCGTTATCTGCATTTTGACTCCTCGCAGAACTATATTGAGCAAATTGGTTTTATTTCTCATTTCTATGTAGCGACAGCCTGTTCAGGCGATCCAACCCGTGTTTTTGCCAAATGGCTGGAGTACGAAGTTGATTACTCTCAGCCCATCAAGGACTGCTGGACACTTGTGCGTAACTGGCGGGCCGGTCTTCCTCAGTCATTTTTGGATAATTCACGCGAAGGCTTCCATGCAGTTATGAAGTTGAGCAATGACCGCTATTATGCAGTTGCACCGGATCAAGCCAGTGGTAGCTCGCGTGAAATTCTTGAGTTGCCTTCCTCCGGATGTGCCCGTCAGACCGGAGTTAATTTTTCTAATAAAGTTTTACACGAGGATGGGGCATTGCGTTACCAGGATTTGGGTCTGGCTCAAGTGACAATCTATGAGGAGGCCTTGACCGGTTTTGACGGTTTTAACAACCCGCAGTTTGGGAGTGAAAATGCCATTGCGACGGCGCCAGTGACTTCAACCAGTCCCGCTGCGAATAGCTACGCCGGCACCCCCGGTCGACGCTTTCCAATTACATCGGGAGGCATTTTGATAAGCTCTAGAACCTCAGGCTACGGCTGGTATAAAGCACTTGGTGGGATTGAGCTCGGCTCTGATGGATGGCTCTGGCAAGAGGCTCCTTTGGCAAGATACTTTGACGGTAAAGGATCGATTGGGGATGCGAATTACCCTGCGACCACTCAGTTTGTCATTGATGAGAATATTGTCTTCTGTGCGCATGGTGAAGGATATCTTGGAGGGCAGGCCAATCAATACCTTCATTTCTGGGAAAATGGTTTGATGGTCGGACAGTTCGGCACCGATCAACAGCCAACTCAGGAACATGAAGTTGTTGCTGGGCGCACGGGTAACGCTTTGTCGCCATCCATGGTAACTTATGGTGACGCAATTTACATGTGGCTTAATGATGAGTGGGGTACCGGCATCCACCGATGGAAAATAGACGGAACCGATGGAGTGACTGAACTCAGTCCCATTACCGTCCATGTGGCTAGTCATACTCCTTCAGGTCTCGGTCTGCACGGGCAGTATTTTAATGGGATCAATCAGGACACATTTATCGGTGAGCGACTGGATCATGGCATCGATTTTTACTGGACCGGGGCACCGGTGAGTGGTGTTGATAGTGACGATTTTAGCGTCCGCTGGTCCGGCTTGGTCGAACCGAAATATTCAGAAGACTATACCTTTATTACCGATATTAACGGTGGGGTTCGTGTCTGGGTGGACGGCACACTGGTCATTGACGAATGGACGGTGCATTCAGGTCGTAGCTATGGTCTGCCGATTTCACTAATTGCAGGACAGCTCTATGATATTCGTATTGAGTTTCATGACACCAGTGGTGATGCCGAGGCTGAACTTTTATGGGAAAGTAGCTCTCAGAACCGACAATTTGTGCCATTCAGTTGCTTGTTACCCTCCGATTCATATGCCATAAATTGTGGGGGTGTTGATCGTGGTCGCTTTATGGAAGATCCGATGGGGATCATCGGTAACCGCATTATTACAACGGGAAATGGCATTGATATCAACTCGGTGGACGATGTCCCGGGGGAGATCATTTACCAAGAGCAACGTCAGTGGGATCTTTCATACGGCCTTGGAGGCTTCACCCCGTTTGCCAATTACACGATGAAAGTTCACTTGGCCGAGATTAATCCGAGTTACATGTTTGCAGATGCCCGAGACTTCGATTTGAAAATCAATATTTACGACACTGTCGACCCTTCGATTGAGATCTATGGGTTTGCGGGGGGTGGGTATAAGGCTGCAATTCATGAGGAGTATGTGACAGCGGACAATAATGGCTTTATTGATGTTACCGCCGTGTCGGGGAACATTTTCCATAAAATGATCGCTGCGTTGGAGTTTGAGCGGTCCGCAATTGATGGAATGTATATGCCAAGGGGCGGTAATGGAACTGGATTGGTCGGTAGCTACTACTCGGGCACTAGCTTCAATACTTACTTGGGGGGGCGGATTGATCCTGATGTCGTATTCGAATGGGATGCGTCCGAGCCTTATCCCGGAACGGGAACCACAAATTACACGGTTCGCTGGGAAGGTCGCGTACTGTCTATGAATGACGGTACATACACTTTTGCGGTGAATGCAAACTCGGGCAAACGGCTTTGGGTCGATGGTAACCTGCTGATCGATCAGTGGAGTACTTCAGGGCAGCATTCGGCTACGATCAGTCTGGAAGCAGGCCAATTTTATGACATCAAGCTGGAATACATCAATACCGGATCAGATTCCCAATGTTTGTTGAAGTGGAGTGATCCGTCTACAACGGTGTCCTATAATATTCCAACCAATCAACTCTTTCCTCCAGAAACTGATTACACGACAATATTGGATGCAGGAACTTCCAGTGAAGTGACATTCAACGGGTCTTGGACCTACAGTGTATCTGTCTGGGGGGGCTGGAATAATGACTATTACCATGATGGAAATAATTCAAAGGGGAGTAAGTCCGTTGTCTTTGCTCCGGACCTGCCGACGACCGATAATTACCGTGTTTATATCCGGCATACCGCTGGTCTCAACCGTGCTGACAATGTGCCCGTGACTGTAAGTTACAACGGTGGCAATACGACGTTAACGATAAACCAGGAAGTTAACAATGGGCAGTGGATTTATTTGGGAACCTTTGAATTTGCGTCAGGCAGTTCTGGAAATATTGAGGTTTCCAATAGTGGAACCAATGGGCATGTTATTGCGGACGCTGTGAAGTTTGAGCGGGAATAG
- a CDS encoding pentapeptide repeat-containing protein: protein MKYSNSILSVSALLSLSIASSLSAVSIDANTDYTSSDFSGQSLEASATDLGTTRFFGVNASNTSWSVSGATTTPHFSAMAGQHFRQANLDGADWSGVIFTSNGSGNQYFYQGSFVNTDFSNTVFTLTSSDASSEAFKNTNLSGADFSGASITTTGSDIFEGATMTSSTNFSNATLLLGTSTGSANLASTGGANFSGATLRVNFEGTNLSSSNFQNVSFVSSDGFNSVIRNSIANLTDFRGTDFSGVSFPNWLESLTFDEGMAPLYDDNTIFTTQNGTFDPVAAGWTYSPIPEASSFAMIFGTAAGLIVTLRRRR from the coding sequence ATGAAATACAGCAATTCGATCCTTTCCGTAAGCGCACTCCTTAGCCTCAGCATCGCTTCCAGCCTCAGCGCAGTAAGCATAGACGCGAACACCGACTATACCTCCAGCGACTTCTCCGGACAATCACTCGAAGCCTCCGCTACCGATCTCGGCACGACACGTTTCTTTGGTGTCAATGCTTCCAATACATCATGGTCGGTATCAGGTGCGACGACCACTCCGCATTTCAGCGCCATGGCTGGACAGCATTTCCGCCAAGCGAACTTGGATGGCGCTGACTGGAGCGGTGTCATCTTTACAAGCAACGGCAGTGGTAACCAATATTTCTATCAAGGTAGTTTCGTGAACACCGACTTCAGCAATACAGTGTTCACCCTGACCTCATCCGATGCCAGTAGCGAGGCATTCAAGAATACGAACCTCTCCGGGGCAGACTTCTCTGGCGCAAGTATTACAACCACAGGTTCGGATATTTTTGAAGGTGCAACGATGACTAGCAGCACTAATTTTTCCAACGCGACACTCTTACTGGGCACGTCGACTGGAAGCGCTAATCTGGCAAGCACAGGGGGTGCAAACTTCTCCGGTGCCACCTTACGCGTTAATTTTGAAGGCACGAACCTTTCCAGCTCCAATTTTCAAAATGTCAGCTTCGTTTCCAGTGACGGCTTCAATTCAGTCATACGAAACTCCATCGCAAATTTGACCGATTTTCGGGGCACTGATTTCAGCGGCGTAAGTTTTCCGAATTGGCTCGAATCTTTAACCTTCGACGAGGGAATGGCACCGCTCTACGACGACAACACCATCTTCACAACTCAGAATGGCACGTTTGACCCTGTCGCCGCCGGATGGACCTATTCGCCAATCCCCGAAGCATCCAGTTTTGCGATGATCTTCGGAACAGCAGCAGGCCTGATAGTCACGCTGCGTCGCCGGCGTTGA